One genomic region from Oligoflexus sp. encodes:
- a CDS encoding DUF2092 domain-containing protein: MMKTFITGTALLMVSTQVWADASYDRAIGLLKKATDRLESAQSISVNAVATLDEIEPVDEFKIKKTFRMEVRFKRPDKIFATKSGDENQRAYFDGKSLTVIEPVQKKYAQENLAGDIDDLVAKLGSLNIEAPLADLFLSDLSELALKSVQKARYIGTSRIAGRNCEHIAVRTPLADWQLWLSQGDNTFICKSVITTRSLSQAPEYEVTFGEWKFNTEIADSMFVAQIPEGASLVPFAPGTFRSTF; this comes from the coding sequence ATGATGAAGACTTTTATCACCGGTACAGCTTTGCTTATGGTTTCCACTCAGGTATGGGCCGATGCTTCGTACGACCGCGCTATCGGGCTTTTGAAAAAAGCCACAGACCGGTTGGAATCGGCCCAGAGCATTTCCGTGAACGCGGTTGCGACCTTGGATGAAATCGAGCCTGTGGATGAGTTCAAGATCAAGAAAACATTTCGGATGGAAGTCCGCTTCAAGCGTCCCGACAAAATCTTCGCGACCAAGAGCGGTGACGAGAATCAAAGAGCCTACTTTGACGGAAAATCCCTGACCGTCATCGAGCCGGTTCAGAAAAAGTACGCTCAGGAAAATCTTGCTGGCGATATTGATGATCTCGTGGCGAAACTCGGCAGCTTGAATATTGAAGCCCCGCTGGCGGATCTCTTTCTCAGCGATCTGAGTGAACTGGCGCTGAAGAGCGTGCAGAAAGCCCGCTATATCGGAACGAGTCGCATCGCCGGTCGTAATTGCGAGCATATCGCTGTGCGCACGCCGCTGGCTGACTGGCAGCTCTGGCTTTCCCAGGGGGACAACACCTTCATCTGTAAATCCGTGATCACGACCCGCAGCCTGAGCCAGGCGCCGGAGTATGAAGTCACCTTCGGCGAGTGGAAGTTCAATACCGAGATCGCCGACAGCATGTTCGTCGCACAAATCCCTGAAGGAGCCTCTCTGGTTCCCTTTGCGCCGGGAACGTTCCGCTCCACATTTTAA